TTAGGGAGGGAAGagtttcatcgcagccccccgTTGGTCGAACCCAAAAAAGAGACATGCTTCACACGTGTGAAAAAATGAAATTGAAGCGATAACGTTCTTCTCACAGTGGCCTGCCTTTTGTTACTGGCCTTCCGGGTCTAAAGATATGAAGTAAACAGTTTTTGAAATACAACGTCAgacattatcgtcaaaaacctgcttGGCCATAActctgcactttaaacaatgtaGGATAGGTCCAACTTAGTAAAGCAttgggcagactttgcgctccccctccccccccatgcGTACGCCTATGCATGGAGTTACTGGGGTTGGTTGATGACTGTGCTAGCGTCCACAGTTTTTCGCATGACCACTCTAGACGAGCGTGATTCAGACCATACTCTCGTTCATAAGGCCACCATTTGCAGGGGTTGGGTTCAACATGACGTTCGGACAGCCTGCTAACACAGCAGCCCCTGGGACGGGGTTCACGTTTGGACAACCGGCAGCGGGCACCGGCACAGGTTTCACATTCGGCCAGCCGGGCGCGACGACATTTGGCCAGCCGGCCGCTGCCACGACAACCTCCGGATTCACGTTTGGCCAGTCCGCAGCTGCCCCCACTGCGGCAACGGGATTTGGCTTTGGCCAACCAGCGGCCACAACCACCAGTGGGTTCTCATTCGGTCAGTCGGCTGCCGGTCAACCTGCTGCGGCCACGACAACCCCCAGTTTCACATTTGGCCAACCAACCACCGCCGCGGCCAGCACCGGCTTTGGCTTCGGCCAGCCAGCGGCAACAGGCACCGGGTTTGGATTTGGCGCTCAACCGAGCACAGCAGCGCCGACGTTTAATTTCGGCAGCACCACAGCAACCACTACGGCACCAGCATTCACGTTTGGAGCTACAACAACAACGGCTAGTAGCACTGGCTTTCAGTTCGGAGGTGAGGACAGGACCACTTGTTAAAGGTTTGCCGTTTGTGCATTGAAGCTTGTGAACGCCTCTCCTCAGTATATCTTCACCTTAAGAAGGATAATATTGTAACTAATCAtaaggatgcgggttcgattccctgccactGAGGCCACGTTTTGATGGGGGCAAAGTAAAAATATGCGTGTGTGCTTTGATTTAAGTGCACGCTATAGAACACCGTACCATCAAAATTAATCTGTAATTCTCCACTATGGCATGCTTTCTAATCCTGTCtttgttttggcacataaaaaccCCTTGTTGGAAAGCCGAATGCATGCCATAATTTTCATAAGCAACACAAAGCGAATGGTAGTATGGTAAATCAGGCCATTTATTTGGGAAGCAGGTGCAAGAAAAGAATAGCCATATTACTCTACAGTTGATACACAAATGCTGCAGTTCAAGCTTTATACATTGTTAATCTATTTTTATGGAAATTACAAACctctttttcttttaagctgTCAGGTGCTGCTTTACTCTGTCTTGTAGAAAGTTGCCGCAGTCATATGTTATGTGCTGCAGGCACCTTGCAAATGAGGCGATAAAGCATTGGGTGCATAGCGGAAAATTTTGTGCACACCACATAAAGACACTACAAAAAGAATACACAAGGACTAGCACAAGCCATTGTGACAGAGCCAACTGAAAAATTAATTTTATGTAAACAGATGTCAAGGTTCATGCACGTTATACGTCACGCACTGCACCAAAACGCTAGTTATAGCGCATACTACAGGCAGTGGGCTGCATTATGCAAAAGATAAATATTTCTAAACTTGTACATCCGCCATGTTATAGAGGAAAGACTCATTATATGTGTACCTAGGGTGCAAGTACTGCATCCTGTGCATGCAGAGTCTGCCACACTTACGGGAAACACCTCATCATTATTCAGGAGCTTGTAGCAGCTAATGTGAAGCATAAAATTCAGTAAACTGTTCCTTCATTTATTGACATCATTAGCGGTCGTATAAGACACACGTGAAGTAGAAGAAacgttttgtttatttatttggtttacAGTGCATGATTGTTGTGATGCGGGATACGAAAGGCAACATTATGGGTCACCTGACCACGCCTCTAGCACACAACGGCATTAAAAAAAGACAGTACAGTAATGTTGGAGGTTATACCAGCTTCAATACTAATAAAGCATTTCCCTTAAGGGTGGACAACACTGTGCAGCATTCTACAAGTGCTCCATTTCATTTTATGTGCTTGTGAACCACTGGAGATTTTTATAATGAAATGGGTTTAGTAGCCATCTGCATCAGGCTCGCGTAGAATTCCATGTTGTCTTTTTCAGGATTTGGTGCCAACACGACCAcaacgcaaagcaacccctttggAGGCACTTCACTATTTTCGACGGGTTTTGGCAGCAGTGCGGCCCCTTCATTCGGTGGTGCTGCCTCCGCGGCAGGTtctgcagcagcggcagcagcctcAGCTGCCAGCAACCTCACCAACTTGGCGACGGCACTGTCTCTGCCCGCTGTGTTCAATGACGAGCGGGACAACATTTTGGCCAAGTGGAATCAGCTGCAGGCATTCTGGGGCACCGGCAAGGGCTACTTCTCGGCTACGGCACCTCCGGTGGTGTTCACTACCGAGAACCCCTTCTGTCGATTCAAGGTGGGCCACTTTAAAATTTTTAAACATTTAGTGCAACCGAACAGTTTTGCATGAGAATCTGCAACTTGATGAATTTAACTGCAACCGAGGTTAGGTGTGTAGAAATAAAAAAGGCAACATTCTGCTTTAATGGCACATGAGATGAACCCATGCCATAGTGGGAGGACTCATGGTAGCACATTGACCACGTAGGTATCGGCCATGTGTACCCTGTGAGAAAGTGTATGTGGGGTGTGGAGATTAAATTGTGCATACTACTGTATTTACTCACATAATTTGAGCCCTCAGGTAAATTGCGCACCCCTAAAACGTCACTGGTATTTTTTTCAGTAGAAAGAAGCCTTTACTCACATATTTTTCACTCTCTGTTCCACTGCGCAGCATACACTCACTAAGCACATTTGAGGAGATTGGCGCTGTCAGTTACACCGTCACACACTCAGTTTAGGCCGCATACAAAGAAATTCAAGCATAAACTACCTGATGGATAATTGTGTCATACAGCAAATGCCTCATGAAATGCCATCATTATACCGTATAAACACGTGTAAGGGCagcacccgtgtaagggccgcaccccgtttttttttttaggtgcatattctaaaaaaaagaaaatccgcgtaagggccgcacccgcactttcctcaaccaatacgtattcaaaatgcgcgcgcgcgtaagcttctaagcatagtcgatagatggcgcaaggaaacgcaaccatcatcatcgtcaccagagtgtatatatatatatatatacagtgaaatctcggtataacgaacttcaggggaccgcggaaaaatgttcgttattctgaaaggtcgttatagtgaaagcccaaaaatttaccataacaatagaatttcagtaacgcaaacgtcctacctttgcaacggtacgtccttgaactcgtttctcacaacaatacacacgtgaacgtcagacaagacACGTtcatttgaaatagtccgtgatcgtttttttttgacgggtgcagcacaaactctgcgtcacgaacgattctagaccgtccgcatttttatccgccgcttcggtcgctgttccgcttttttctatgaatatgcggagtttcctcaagtagtccaacgcatctgtggccgacacggactcgtcgccatcttcgggtgctaccgtgacatcgtcgtccatgtcatcgctgcaatcctttaaggcccaactgcatgcacgcgagttttgagcgacggccgacaggatttgctgtcgcggagggccatccatcgccgtcgtttgtcgcaggggtgcaatcgcgaaacgatgctatttccgattccacacggctggctgatcgcgctgataacgcggacggaccgtcgttctgaccactggccaagcgcgaaaagcacgaaaggcattggaatctgaaatagaatcgttccgcgatagcatcccaggtttctggaaagccagaaaacatcgcttgtcgcccggaagtgagcatgacgatatccaacaaaatggcagcatctctgacccttgcttcggttgcaatttgctcgtgatgcttccaatcggcgcgtacttcaaggaatgcaagttatagactaccttatttacagccccatctcacgcggagagcgaggcagcggccgtattttgtcgttatttatgatcgacggttcgttttgatgtttcggtggtagcttgctgcagtggtggtagcttgctgcaatgtcaacatcgtcgtcgtgtgaggtagcccttctccctgcgaagcaacgacgtgaggcgctgcggcttttcttaaacgttctccgacagcaagaggaaacgttgtcgaaatgtgcctcgtggactaaccccaacataacgcagtttgcaaagtgtgacgtagcgtaggcagcgtacgcttccaggcgccccatgggatcacagcaaatactactgtcgcagttaaacataagattgcgaaaaaaggaagtcccgaaacgcttttatggcatctttatctcaaacaagacaataataaatttggcatgttgtcattcatctactctgtaattctttttcgtaatttgcctgcgtgcgcgcaatagttttcaatcgagcagcgcgacggagcccgtttgtcgcagtcgccttcgctcggaagtcgcgtgctatgcatgcggttgggcctttacaaaacctgatgcgttgtcgcctccgcaacgaagggaaaaaaaaaagttctccgcccgcgtctttctcctcccgtgccatctcaggttttagcgggagggcgtccgctcttcgcgctgcgtcgtctgctaccttacagctccgactgccatgaccgatacactgaaatctaagaatcctcgcatttcgggatataagttcgtagtactgaggcgttgttaagattacacgggaattaaataacgatcgttattctgaaatgttcgttaatctgaagttcgtagtagtgaaatatttttacattgaaactataagcagtcggcacgggatttcttaaaagttcgttaatttgaaatgttcgttaatgtggtgttcgttgtaacgagatttgactgtatatatttttgggggggattttattcgtgttaagatgttcgtgaagtgggctcaaaattttaacttttttattggtattcatagacccgccaactaaaggttaaagcaggattttatttttagcttctcacatctctatgcgctatcggcgctatccatatcggcattagcatcaccaactttggcattcTACGAAGGCTACGAAGGCCTCTCGCTACAGACGGCACTCGGTTTTGTCTGTCGAAGGAGAAGACCAGCGTAAAGGCACCAGAACACATGTGGAGTTAACCAAACAACGGTTGGAACACTGGTGGCGGTATGGTGCGCCGCGGTGACTCCCGTGCCCATGTTTCCGGGAATGTCTTGGAGCCGTGATGCTCTGaaatacgtttctttttttccttcttcttctttttttttttcccggctaCGCCGCGCATTGAGCGCAGGCGACCCGATTCAAAGGGTATAGCCAGATCGCCATCgccatggcgttcgcgttgttcggctATAGTAGTTCGGcttgtgcagttcagccagccatttgctgtagttttctgcactgttcgatgaccttcgtgctagcttgctttctacacggcgttcacgttttggcaagatgggcaagtacctgaataggtacactgctggctataagttgaaggtgatcgagtatgctctcgagcatgggaaacgtgccgccggcagaaaattcgacgttgacgagaagtgtgttcgacgttggtgtgctcaaaaagaagccttgcgaaacaccaacagcactaagcgcgcttttcgaggagagcagtgcaagtttcccaaTTTGGAAGAaaacttgctccgctatgtgactgaagtgcggaatgatggtcttgcactcacaaaggacatgctgcgtgtgaagggactagccttggcgactgtacttgggtggatcctatctgcgtggagctcggtgtcgacggacattgtgtcccgaagttttaaagtcgccgggatatctaacagcttggatggcacggaagatgactgcttgtggggtgacggcgcttcgcagcacaccatctcatctcggactcaagtctgaggactcgccgagtgacgacgattgagcacgtatgtcgcaagaaatgtcgtatactgcaataaacgctcttcgttcgctaactggtgcgtttttacttttaaaaaaaatgtcgcatgtatgggccgcaccccgaaaattggccctcatttcttgaaaaaaaagtgcggcccttacacgcgtttatacggtagctATGTCTGATACCAGAGCTGGGAAAAAAGCACAGTGCTGTTACCACCCATTCGAAATGGTGCAGAACCCGGAACGTTTCGAACCTTCATGGCTCTCTAACATGACCGCTGAGATTTGACAGCGCTGTAACTcttggaagtcatgattttcgaTATTACGCCGTATTTACTAACTACCGTGTGCATGTACGTGCTATGTGCTTAGGTTCTATTTTTAGAATATCTCACCCGTACAGCTTTCTTACGGTTGCCATTGAAATCATGTGGCAGTTCTTGCGGTATCAAATCCTAGAGAGAGCAGTTATGCTTCAAAAATATGTCTGTTGCTCTCCAGAAGAAAGATCTTTGTTACAAAGAAATTTGCTGTGTGAATGTTGACACCGCAGAGTCTTTTTTTCATGCCCAGGCTGTCGGATATAGCCGGCTGCCACAAGCCAAGCCAGAGGACGGCCTGTTAGCACTGCTGTTTGAGAAGAAGCTGGAAGATGTGCAACCAATGCAGGCGCAGCTGGTGGAGGGCCTTCAGCGCGCATTGGGCAACAAACCGAACGTTGCTGTCTGTGTCGAAGGTCTCAAGAGCCTCGATGTCAACAGGTGCGTGGTGTGTCGTTCTCGTCCAGCAACCACAACTGGACCTTGCAACACACCCCTTGCTACTTTCTCTGTAGAAGGCCTCAAAAGGTCACTGAAGAAAAACTGAGTCAGCTTAGTAATCTTTCCAAGCTTAGTACAAATCTCATTAACAGAACCTTAAGGGTTCATCTGACAGAAGTGTGATTTTCTGAGAAAATATTTGACATCGCAGCAAGCTGATGAGATACTTCGAGATCTATTGTCATTTTTATTTGCTTTCCGGTTTAAACAGGTTCCCGCTTTTTTTGGCATTACTGGAAAGGTCATTTATTAATATAGTcaaacccggatatatcgaactcgcaataAAATGCCTGTCAGTTCGATAtagggcataattcgatataagccTGCACACCATTCATAAAAGCACTTTATTGACGAAGCTAGCTTAGTTGCTCTTGAAATagtcttccatttttttctttttgagcaacttcgctgcctgcgacagcgcGCATTTCTCAACATGGTCTAAAGAGTTTGAGCAGACGAGGCCACAACCTTCCACATTCGCGCAGAAGCGCCGGACTAGTGCGAGAGCACCAATCACCTCTGAGGATGTGGGCAAAGGATTGTCGTTTCTCATACCTTTCTTTGAACCGCTGTAGCCAACCGGAGCCACCTTGAAAATCCTCCCTGCCAAGGAGAAAAGCCATGTCCTTTGCTTTTTGTTCGATCATGGGGCCGGACACGGGGAGGTTGCGCAACTGAACATCGACGAACCACTTGTACACGGCTGCCTCGACGTCTTCATGCACGGCCGTGCATACGCGTCAGGCGCCACGGGAACCGAGTCTTTTGCCCGCTTTATCCCTAATCTCCGCCTTATTCTTCAAGATCATGCTGAGAGTGCTCCTCGGAATCTTGCGGGCTGCCACGACGTCCGACTTCTTCTCACCACGTTCGACTCGATTTATAATTTCGGGCTTCACGGCGAAAGGCAAATTCTGCCGCTTCACGCTAGCCATCACGGCACAGGCACACGGTGCGAAGCACAACGAACGAGAAATGCAGGGAGATAACTCGCACGACCCGCGCGCTCGCACGACAAGAGTACAAGAGGCCTTGATTGGCTGTCTCGGCAAGCGCTGCGTCTGggtcaggatcattttttgcaggggggtgacgGCGGCTCGACTGACGCGGCGCGGTCACGGTAGAGAGAGCTGGTCATGCGCCACCGGGTTAAACCACTTTTGGAATGAGTGGTGGAGAAAAGCGCCAGTTTTCCTGCCGCTAcaagggaaagccaacttccaGGGGCACTATTGCCCCGCTTGACGTTCGATATATCGGGAGTCGCTGCTATTCTTGTTTGATGTAACCGTAATTTTCGCTATATATTCTAACTGTAACTATACTGTGTTCAGAAGTTGTTCGATATACAGGATAATTCAGTGTAAACGGGTTCGATgtagtcgggttcgactgtacacccCTGCTGTTCCTGAAGGTGGAACTACTGTTATTATAGCCTGCTTGTTCAAGCATATCTGATATGCATGATGTTCTCATCAGGCACTTAACTGTGTTGCACTTAAAAGAAAGTCAAAGTTTGGTGATCTCTTTGAAATAGATTGTTGATGCTCATGTTTGTTCTTGATCGTTTGTTCTTGCTGTTCAAACAGCTCTTGTTAAGACTGGGCAGTTCTTTAAAAAATTAGGCAGTATGCCTGAGACTTCCTAACCcacaaagaaaatgaagtggtCCCCTTGACCCGAACATGTAGGAACGCTCTTGCCTCCTGCTGGCCATTATGTTGACTCTTACCTGCTATTGGCCAATACATTAATGAAGAGCTGGACAGTAGGAATGACGTCTTTACTCTAGCATGGTTAGAAGCAATGCTGAACACGGAGTGTGGTGTGTGTTCAAGTTTCCTCGAAAGCTTTTAGACAAATTTTGCTGCCAATTAACACTCGAAACTTAGATGTGTGTTACTTGACATTTGCAGGTGCGAGCTGGTCGTGTACGTAATGGAGCGTGCTCCAACGGGACAAACACGGCGGTTTCCCTCCAATGAAGTGGTGTCGTACCTGGAACAGGCAACCGTGAAGTCCCAGTTGACTAACATGGGAGTGCACTCTGTAATCTCCAAGGCGGCCGCCACCAAGGACTGGCTGAAGGTCTACCTCAATAACCCGCCCTGTGGTGAGAAAATGTCTCCTCGAATGAAGGAGGAGTTAGAGCGAGTACAAAGTGTTACTTGTGCATTTTATGAAACCTGAGACAGGTTTGcgaagtacagtaaaagctcgttaattcggatttcacgagACCGGAAGAAATGTCTGAATTAagcgaatgccgaattatcaaaAGTACcaagaaaacaatgaacaaaTGTTTGATACATCAGTAAACTtacattttcttgatgaatacgtaaatcctgtgCTTCTTTTgcgtaagagcagtgtaaaagctaCATTTTTCGTCATCCTGCGACTTCGTTCTCAACGTGACCATGGCTAGACTACTGTGATTAGTTAGCCTGAAACATGCTCTGCATCCCTCCCTTATTACATACCGCCACCACCAACCCGCACATGTGACGATAGTTCTTTCACAGGTAAAGTTGCCGACAACAGATCGTTTGTTCATCGCGATGTAGCaaacgagttttatgccagcataccGACCTCAGCTGAAAACTCCTCTTCTTTGACTATGTCTAGTTTGACTAGCTATAAGCCATCTTTTCGTTAATATCCTGCACTGATTCGCCGTCTTCTATGTGtgcctttttcattttattttctctTCATAAAGGCATAGATACATTGCTGTGGGAGCAGGCCAAGTTGGACAACCCAGACCCGGAGCGACTCATCCCCGTGCCAATGATTGGCTTTGCTGAGCTTCGCCGTCGTTTCAAGCTTCAGGAGCATGAGATCAAGCAACACCAGTGTCGGCTAGATGTGAGTGGACCCACTTTACCTTCGTCATCAGCAGTTGCGAACAAAATGTGTATTACATTTGACGGTGTGACCTGACTATGAATGTTTAAAgaaatactgaacaaaattttttccgAGATTTTCAGCCCAATTGAAAGATAGGGTGTGGAAATTGGTAGACCCAACCTTCATTTTAGGCAAAAAGTAgcggaaaataatgaatttaatgcgtttttcacgaACTGCTATGTCGAGCG
This window of the Rhipicephalus sanguineus isolate Rsan-2018 chromosome 2, BIME_Rsan_1.4, whole genome shotgun sequence genome carries:
- the LOC119383263 gene encoding nuclear pore complex protein Nup54, whose protein sequence is MFGAPAKPTGFGFTGFGTATTTAAPTFGTATPGVGFNMTFGQPANTAAPGTGFTFGQPAAGTGTGFTFGQPGATTFGQPAAATTTSGFTFGQSAAAPTAATGFGFGQPAATTTSGFSFGQSAAGQPAAATTTPSFTFGQPTTAAASTGFGFGQPAATGTGFGFGAQPSTAAPTFNFGSTTATTTAPAFTFGATTTTASSTGFQFGGFGANTTTTQSNPFGGTSLFSTGFGSSAAPSFGGAASAAGSAAAAAASAASNLTNLATALSLPAVFNDERDNILAKWNQLQAFWGTGKGYFSATAPPVVFTTENPFCRFKAVGYSRLPQAKPEDGLLALLFEKKLEDVQPMQAQLVEGLQRALGNKPNVAVCVEGLKSLDVNRCELVVYVMERAPTGQTRRFPSNEVVSYLEQATVKSQLTNMGVHSVISKAAATKDWLKVYLNNPPCGIDTLLWEQAKLDNPDPERLIPVPMIGFAELRRRFKLQEHEIKQHQCRLDAIAEDISKLQIQHTNTVAKIEEHKRKQQNLYHRILKVMVHHEVSRKMGFAIQPEEEHLRTMLESNLGELSAPTQFRGRLNELMSQIKLQNNQMTFTDTTIHCSLEPSSLSLLKEHLQTQQRGISELVKVIKYDLEELKKMESSLQGTAAPRR